One window of the Natronomonas marina genome contains the following:
- a CDS encoding SDR family oxidoreductase — protein MTLEKPDLSGRTAFITGTTRGIGKALALALAEQGCNIVSTGKTSENDDYGEDRDLEGSIEETARECEELGVEALPIQLNVRNEAEVEAAAQEAIGHFGEVGIVINNASAIQIANVEDLPANRFDLLNDVNVRGTYLTSRAFLDHLKEVDDAWLLANAPPVTVDRAPGEAPYAWSKMGMSFITLSLSTELSGHGVGCNSFWPVTAIDTRATRYFGMGTEDDWRTPEIVSDTVLEMLSRDPSSFNGNAVYDEELLREAGVEDFSKYNLTEGDPAPMSAQMFDPSYERPE, from the coding sequence ATGACGCTCGAGAAACCGGACCTCTCCGGACGGACCGCCTTCATCACCGGCACGACCCGCGGCATCGGCAAGGCGCTGGCGCTGGCACTCGCAGAGCAGGGCTGTAACATCGTCTCGACCGGGAAGACCAGCGAGAACGACGACTACGGCGAGGACAGGGACCTCGAGGGCAGCATCGAGGAGACCGCCCGCGAGTGCGAGGAGTTGGGCGTCGAGGCGCTGCCCATCCAGTTGAACGTCCGCAACGAGGCTGAAGTCGAGGCGGCCGCCCAGGAGGCCATCGGCCACTTCGGCGAGGTCGGCATCGTCATCAACAACGCCAGCGCCATCCAGATAGCCAACGTCGAGGACCTCCCCGCGAACCGCTTCGACCTGCTGAACGACGTGAACGTCCGGGGGACCTACCTCACCTCGCGGGCCTTCCTCGACCACCTCAAGGAGGTCGACGACGCCTGGCTGCTGGCGAACGCGCCGCCGGTCACCGTCGACCGCGCGCCCGGCGAGGCACCGTACGCCTGGTCGAAGATGGGGATGTCGTTCATCACGCTGTCGCTTTCGACGGAACTCAGCGGCCACGGCGTCGGCTGTAACTCCTTCTGGCCGGTCACCGCCATCGACACCCGCGCGACGCGCTACTTCGGGATGGGAACAGAGGACGACTGGCGCACGCCGGAAATCGTCAGCGACACCGTCCTCGAGATGCTGAGCCGCGACCCCTCGTCGTTCAACGGCAACGCCGTCTACGACGAGGAACTCCTCCGGGAGGCCGGCGTCGAGGACTTCTCGAAGTACAACCTCACGGAGGGCGACCCGGCACCGATGTCCGCCCAGATGTTCGACCCGAGCTACGAGCGCCCGGAGTGA
- a CDS encoding DUF7576 family protein produces the protein MVDPTSDLGEDVTEEDAPRCDACGEPIVNEATHRVITWIEDDSVQSAHFCDEACRAEWEP, from the coding sequence ATGGTCGACCCTACTTCGGACCTCGGTGAGGACGTCACCGAGGAGGACGCGCCGAGATGCGATGCCTGCGGGGAACCGATAGTGAACGAGGCCACACACCGGGTCATCACTTGGATAGAGGACGACAGCGTCCAGTCGGCGCACTTCTGTGACGAGGCGTGTCGCGCCGAGTGGGAGCCCTGA
- a CDS encoding antitoxin VapB family protein, whose translation MGIADEQIRVSATVKRAIERRRREGESYNDVLERILDEEDAGDFYDGFGRWSDEEAERVREGRRKSKDERKRRMRERAEDTA comes from the coding sequence ATGGGAATCGCGGACGAACAGATTCGAGTGAGCGCGACGGTGAAGCGAGCAATCGAACGGCGTCGGCGGGAGGGCGAGAGTTACAACGACGTGCTGGAGCGCATCCTCGACGAGGAGGACGCCGGCGACTTCTACGACGGGTTCGGCCGCTGGTCCGACGAGGAGGCCGAGCGGGTCCGGGAGGGTCGGCGGAAGTCGAAGGACGAGCGGAAGCGTCGGATGCGCGAGCGGGCCGAGGACACCGCATGA
- a CDS encoding PIN domain-containing protein, which yields MKVLDATFLIDYLDGVEATREFYEEHGGGRTRWVVPVPAFAEVLVGEGNLPNGDIDGARADLAWVDVRPVDERTAATAGHIADEIAPDGPYLDGVDALVAAVGRELDVPVVSGDGDLTHEETKRVVDVEEY from the coding sequence ATGAAGGTCCTCGACGCGACCTTTCTGATCGACTACCTGGACGGCGTCGAGGCGACCCGGGAGTTCTACGAGGAGCACGGCGGTGGCCGGACCCGATGGGTCGTCCCCGTCCCGGCGTTCGCCGAGGTCCTCGTCGGCGAGGGGAACCTCCCGAACGGGGACATCGACGGGGCCCGCGCGGACCTGGCGTGGGTCGACGTTCGTCCGGTCGACGAGCGAACGGCCGCCACTGCAGGGCACATCGCGGACGAGATAGCGCCGGACGGGCCGTATCTGGACGGGGTCGATGCACTGGTCGCTGCGGTCGGCCGTGAACTCGACGTGCCGGTGGTCTCGGGAGACGGCGACCTCACTCACGAGGAAACGAAGAGGGTCGTCGACGTCGAGGAGTACTGA
- a CDS encoding RAD55 family ATPase, translated as MLPENRRTGRPRVRGWKRTVRLIRPHPETVSSHVTRTAGDRGIGGRRTPRRWPPLWHHHGRRRPARHAERTPGVNLAAQRPTLYLSTRRNEESVRDAFHRADLDIEDSMIAYADPDADLDDVGSTISRVGAEQNPIIDPANPLERWDPQVYQQFLNRLHTYIRRTGSIAVVHCHTVGDDLGREVTLGIADVVRRLDQTVTPDAVESTLVVSKFRGGRALTEPITLELTDNVRVDTSRNVA; from the coding sequence GTGTTACCGGAGAACCGACGGACGGGGCGGCCCCGGGTTCGAGGCTGGAAACGGACGGTTCGATTAATACGTCCCCACCCAGAAACCGTGTCAAGCCATGTCACACGAACGGCTGGCGACCGGGGTATAGGTGGTCGACGAACACCTCGACGGTGGCCTCCCCTCTGGCACCATCATGGCCGTCGTCGCCCCGCCCGCCACGCAGAGCGAACTCCTGGTGTCAACCTCGCTGCCCAGCGGCCGACGCTGTACCTGTCGACCCGGCGGAACGAGGAGAGCGTCCGGGACGCCTTTCACCGCGCCGACCTCGACATCGAGGACTCGATGATTGCCTACGCTGACCCCGACGCCGACCTCGACGACGTCGGCAGCACCATCAGCCGGGTCGGTGCCGAGCAAAACCCCATCATCGACCCCGCGAACCCCCTCGAGCGGTGGGACCCGCAGGTCTACCAGCAGTTCCTCAACCGCCTGCACACCTACATCCGCCGCACCGGCAGCATCGCGGTCGTCCACTGCCACACCGTCGGCGACGACCTGGGCCGGGAGGTCACGCTCGGCATCGCCGACGTGGTGCGCAGACTCGACCAGACCGTCACCCCCGACGCCGTCGAGTCCACCCTCGTCGTCTCGAAGTTCCGCGGCGGCCGCGCCCTGACCGAACCCATCACCCTCGAGTTGACCGACAACGTGCGGGTGGACACCTCGCGGAACGTGGCCTGA
- a CDS encoding acyltransferase translates to MTDRDDDGDTGRYGRVTRHPTPGPGNSLQSWTDAKHPLRVAFNYAFIVAARHSPSLRLKNWLLRRIGVSVGSGVSWGLESTPDVFWPELITVGDDAIVGYDATLLCHEFLQDEYRTGEVRVGERAMIGAGAVVLPGVEIGADAQVAANSLVAEDVPPGETWAGVPAEPVDDTDRRDGTADATDGDSPD, encoded by the coding sequence GTGACCGACCGCGACGACGACGGCGACACGGGGCGATACGGCCGGGTGACCCGGCATCCGACGCCCGGCCCTGGCAACTCCCTGCAGTCGTGGACCGACGCAAAGCACCCCCTCCGGGTCGCGTTCAACTACGCGTTCATCGTCGCGGCGCGACACTCCCCGAGCCTCCGGCTGAAGAACTGGCTCCTCCGGCGAATCGGCGTCTCCGTCGGATCCGGCGTCTCGTGGGGCCTGGAGTCGACGCCGGACGTCTTCTGGCCCGAACTGATCACGGTCGGCGACGACGCCATCGTCGGCTACGACGCGACGCTGCTGTGTCACGAGTTCCTCCAGGACGAGTACCGCACCGGCGAGGTGCGGGTCGGCGAGCGGGCGATGATCGGTGCCGGCGCAGTCGTGTTGCCGGGTGTCGAAATCGGCGCCGACGCACAGGTGGCCGCGAACTCGCTGGTCGCAGAGGACGTGCCACCGGGCGAGACGTGGGCCGGCGTGCCCGCCGAACCGGTCGACGACACCGACAGGCGGGACGGGACGGCGGACGCCACCGACGGCGACTCGCCCGACTGA